One genomic region from Thermoleptolyngbya sichuanensis A183 encodes:
- a CDS encoding Fe2+-dependent dioxygenase: MILCIDAILTDEELETIATALKAASFVDGKMTAGWYAKQVKHNTQLEAGEIAETVRSLVLGALRRNALFQMSAYPKVIRPPLISRYEVGMGYGTHVDNALMGRSALFSGDSQQTDLMRTDLSLTLFLNSPDDYEGGELVIEDTLGHHPFKLAAGAMVLYPATTLHRVEPVTRGTRLVAVTWVQSLVRNAGDRELLFELDTARHSLFRQHGKTPEFDQITKCHANLLRRWAEP, translated from the coding sequence ATGATCCTTTGCATTGATGCCATATTGACCGATGAAGAGCTAGAAACCATCGCCACTGCATTAAAGGCAGCTTCATTTGTAGATGGCAAAATGACTGCTGGCTGGTATGCCAAACAGGTCAAACACAATACTCAACTCGAAGCTGGAGAAATCGCAGAAACCGTGCGATCGCTCGTTCTGGGGGCACTACGGCGCAACGCCCTGTTTCAAATGTCCGCCTATCCGAAAGTCATTCGTCCGCCGCTAATCAGCCGCTACGAGGTCGGCATGGGCTACGGCACACACGTAGACAATGCCCTGATGGGTAGGAGCGCCCTTTTCTCTGGTGATTCTCAACAAACAGACCTGATGCGAACGGATCTGTCGCTCACGCTATTTCTCAACTCGCCAGACGACTATGAGGGTGGAGAACTGGTCATCGAAGACACGCTGGGACATCACCCCTTTAAGCTGGCAGCGGGAGCAATGGTGCTGTATCCCGCCACAACACTGCATCGGGTAGAACCCGTGACACGGGGCACGCGGCTGGTTGCGGTAACCTGGGTGCAAAGCCTGGTCAGGAATGCGGGCGATCGCGAGCTGCTGTTTGAGCTAGATACCGCCCGCCACTCCCTATTTCGGCAGCACGGCAAAACGCCAGAATTTGACCAGATTACGAAATGCCACGCCAACCTGCTGCGCCGCTGGGCTGAGCCATAG
- a CDS encoding Fe(3+) ABC transporter substrate-binding protein: MGKMTRRVFIATGSALAAATVGQFGRRANAQQSRGVVNLYSSRHYDTDDALYQSFAEATGFRVNLVEAEADQLIERIKSEGANSPADVLITVDAGRLWRAQEEGLLQPIRSSVLDSAIPGYLREPDGHWFGLTKRARVLFYSKERVNPADLSTYEDLTNSKWRGKILTRTSTHVYNQSLTGSILHAHGPRETEAWVRGLVANFARQPEGNDTAQIRAVAAGQGDIAIANTYYLARLVKSSEPADQDVVNKVGIFFPNQRDRGVHINISGAGVLRTAKNREGAIRFIEHLASPQAQEVFAKGNNEYPVLSGVALDSVVAGFGSFREDNLNAAIYGRNNAEALRIMDRGGWK; this comes from the coding sequence ATGGGAAAAATGACTCGGCGAGTGTTTATCGCCACAGGTAGCGCCCTAGCCGCCGCCACTGTTGGGCAATTTGGCCGCCGTGCTAATGCTCAACAAAGCCGAGGGGTTGTCAATCTTTACTCGTCTCGCCACTATGACACTGACGACGCGCTCTACCAGAGCTTTGCCGAAGCTACAGGCTTTCGGGTCAACTTGGTAGAAGCCGAAGCAGATCAGCTTATTGAGCGGATTAAGAGTGAAGGGGCAAATAGTCCCGCGGATGTGCTGATCACGGTAGACGCTGGCCGTCTCTGGCGGGCTCAAGAAGAGGGTTTATTGCAGCCGATTCGGTCGAGTGTGCTAGATTCAGCGATTCCGGGCTACTTGCGGGAGCCAGATGGCCATTGGTTTGGGTTGACCAAGCGGGCACGGGTTTTGTTCTACAGCAAAGAGCGTGTAAATCCGGCTGATCTCTCTACTTACGAAGATTTGACCAACTCCAAGTGGCGCGGCAAGATTTTGACGCGGACTTCGACCCATGTGTATAACCAATCGCTCACAGGGTCGATCCTGCACGCGCATGGGCCGCGGGAAACGGAAGCCTGGGTGCGGGGACTAGTGGCCAACTTTGCCCGACAGCCTGAGGGCAACGACACGGCTCAGATACGAGCAGTGGCAGCAGGGCAGGGCGATATTGCGATCGCCAACACTTACTATCTTGCCCGTCTGGTTAAATCCAGCGAGCCTGCGGATCAGGACGTGGTGAACAAGGTGGGCATTTTCTTCCCTAATCAGCGCGATCGCGGTGTTCACATCAACATCAGCGGCGCGGGTGTGCTGAGAACTGCCAAGAATCGGGAAGGCGCAATCCGGTTCATCGAACACCTAGCCAGCCCCCAGGCTCAGGAAGTGTTTGCTAAGGGCAACAATGAATATCCCGTGCTGTCGGGCGTGGCGCTGGATTCAGTAGTCGCGGGTTTTGGCAGTTTCAGGGAGGATAACTTGAACGCAGCTATCTATGGACGCAACAACGCCGAAGCGCTGCGGATCATGGATCGGGGCGGCTGGAAATAG